In Alteromonas sp. V450, the following proteins share a genomic window:
- the ispE gene encoding 4-(cytidine 5'-diphospho)-2-C-methyl-D-erythritol kinase: MNTSVSKQKDWWPSPAKLNLFLHILGRYDNGYHQLQSLFQMLDYGDALAFNVSTDDTTIRMETPLDGVPDDDNLIVKAARLLATKTQCNKGVIISIDKRLPMGGGIGGGSSNAATTLVALNHLWSTGLGEDELADLGLALGADVPIFVRGLTAFAGGVGEDITPAPQKEQYFLVANPNVHVSTAEVFTSPDLPRNTPAIRWEDYKFEKTWNDCQQLVANCYPEVAKLLQWLLHYAPSRMTGTGACVFATFSDYTLAEQVRAQMPKTWQSFVAKGVNRSPLLDKLEQQK; encoded by the coding sequence GTGAACACATCTGTTTCTAAACAAAAAGATTGGTGGCCTTCGCCCGCTAAATTAAACCTTTTTCTACATATACTCGGCCGATATGACAATGGTTATCACCAGCTTCAAAGCTTATTTCAAATGCTCGACTATGGCGATGCACTCGCCTTTAATGTAAGCACAGACGACACAACCATTCGCATGGAAACACCACTGGATGGCGTACCAGACGATGACAATTTAATAGTAAAGGCAGCGCGACTGCTGGCAACAAAAACACAATGTAATAAAGGCGTCATTATTTCAATTGATAAGCGACTTCCCATGGGCGGCGGTATTGGTGGGGGGTCGTCGAATGCAGCGACGACGCTGGTAGCATTGAACCACTTATGGAGTACAGGGCTAGGCGAAGACGAATTAGCCGACTTAGGACTAGCATTAGGTGCAGATGTACCTATATTCGTGCGAGGATTAACGGCTTTCGCAGGCGGCGTGGGAGAGGACATCACGCCAGCCCCTCAAAAAGAACAGTATTTTCTAGTAGCCAATCCCAATGTTCATGTCAGTACAGCTGAAGTATTTACTTCTCCCGATTTGCCCAGAAATACACCCGCAATACGCTGGGAAGACTACAAATTTGAAAAAACTTGGAATGATTGTCAGCAATTAGTCGCGAATTGCTATCCCGAAGTTGCAAAATTATTACAGTGGTTGTTACACTACGCACCGTCGCGAATGACGGGCACAGGTGCATGTGTGTTTGCCACTTTTTCTGACTACACTTTAGCCGAACAAGTTAGGGCTCAAATGCCTAAAACTTGGCAGAGTTTCGTCGCAAAAGGTGTGAACCGCTCACCACTATTAGATAAATTAGAACAACAAAAATAG
- the lolB gene encoding lipoprotein insertase outer membrane protein LolB, producing the protein MIRFIFLVLIYCFVLSACTTAPKGPENAVNLTVQLEKVAQVQQWEMRGKIAFRQGKDAASLNLVWKNDSGDFDFRLTNFLGVSLVNLDVSQHQSILKADGETYVDALPEPLIYQITGMIIPVDSLLSWVKGLPLKGDKFTLTEKGLVDTLESYCQGCRNWQVAYGNYGSVELDDGTSVWLPHSITLTQKEIPDMPKTQLKIKIYQWTL; encoded by the coding sequence ATGATTCGCTTTATTTTCTTAGTGTTAATTTATTGCTTTGTGTTGAGTGCATGTACAACCGCCCCCAAAGGCCCAGAAAATGCGGTAAATCTCACGGTTCAACTCGAGAAGGTGGCCCAAGTACAGCAGTGGGAAATGCGCGGAAAAATTGCATTCCGTCAGGGAAAAGATGCGGCAAGCCTTAATTTAGTCTGGAAAAACGATTCCGGCGATTTTGATTTTCGATTAACAAATTTTTTAGGGGTAAGCTTAGTTAATCTTGATGTAAGTCAGCACCAGTCGATTTTAAAGGCTGATGGTGAAACCTATGTTGACGCTCTACCTGAACCACTTATTTATCAAATTACGGGCATGATCATTCCCGTAGATTCACTTCTTTCTTGGGTAAAAGGCTTACCGTTAAAGGGGGATAAATTCACGTTAACCGAGAAAGGGTTGGTTGATACCCTTGAAAGTTACTGCCAAGGTTGCCGCAATTGGCAGGTAGCTTACGGCAACTACGGTAGTGTTGAGCTAGATGATGGAACTTCTGTATGGCTGCCTCACAGCATAACGCTTACCCAGAAAGAAATACCAGATATGCCCAAAACACAGCTTAAAATTAAAATTTATCAGTGGACTTTGTAG